The bacterium DNA segment GTTCAAGCAAGTCCTCTTTTACCACGGAAACACGGAATTTACGAAAAGTATTTCATCAAATTATAAGAGTTAACCTAAATTCATCCGTGTTTTCAATGCTTCAGTGTTTCAGTGGTAGGTTCCTAATGAATCCCGATAATAATTTTTAACCATCATATAGCAAGGAGCAATATGCCGGTCAATCCCAAAATATTCAAGGCCTACGACATCCGCGGGGTCTATCCCAATGAGCTGGATGAGGCCCAGGCCAAGGAGATCGGGCGGGCTTTGGTGGACCACCTGAACTGCAAGACCGTGGCCGTGGGCCGGGACATGCGGACCTCGTCCCAGCCGCTGTTCACTGCCCTGGCCGAGGGCATCACCATGCAGGGGGCCCAGGTGATAGACGTGGGGCTGGTTTCCACCGACGGGCTGTATTTTGCGGTGGGCAAGTTCGGCTTTGATGCCGGGGTGATGATCACCGCCAGCCACAATCCGGCCCAGTACAACGGCCTGAAGATCTGCCAGGCCAATGCCATCCCGCTTTCCGGCGACGAGGGATTGAACCAGATGCGGGACCTGATAAACCAGGGCAAGCTGAAGACAGGGGCCTCCAAGGGAACGATAATTTCCCGGGACATAGACCTGGATTACATCAGCCACTGCCTGTCGTTTGTGGACCACAAGAAGATCTGGGGATACAAGATAGCGGTGGACGCCGGCAACGGCATGGCCGGGCGCACCATCCCGCCCATCTTCCGCCAGCTGCCGGGCACCCTGGTGCCGATGTTCTTTGACCTGGACGGGACCTTCCCCAACCACCCGGCCAGCCCCATAGAGCCGGAGAACATCGCGGCCCTGCAGGAGACGGTGGTCAAGCAGCACTGCGACTTTGGGGCGGCCTTCGACGGCGATGCCGACCGGATGTTTCTGGTGGACGAGAAGGGCCGGGCCCTGGCCGGCTCGGACGTGGCGGCCCTGGTTTCCAAAGTGCTTTTAAAGAAGAACCCCGGCTCGGCCATATTGTACAACGCCATCTGTTCGCGTTGCGTCAAGGAGACCGTGGAAAAGTACGGGGGACAGGCCGTGCGCAGCAAGGTGGGCCACGCCCTGATCAAACCCCTGATGCGGGAGCATAACGCCATCTTTGGCGGCGAGCACTCCGGGCATTTCTATTTTAGGGACAACTGGTTCGCCGATTCCGGGCTGATAGCCTTTCTGGTCTGCTGGCAGTTGATCTCCGAGGAGAACAAGCCGCTGTCGCAACTGGTGGACGAGATAGACCGCTATGTGCGGATCCCCGAGACCAACACCACCGTGCAGGACATCCCGGGCAAGCTGGCCGAGCTGGAGAAGATCTATTCCGCCAAAGGCGCCCAGCTGGACCATTTGGACGGTTTGACCATTTCCTATCCCGACTGGTGGGCCAACATCCGGCCCTCCAACACCGAGCCGCTGCTTAGGCTGAATGTGGAGGCGGAGTCGCAGGCGTTGCTGGATGAAAAGGTGAAGGAGCTGTTACAGGTGATAAGGGGTTAGATGAAACAGTAAGGTGTTTTAATAAGTGCAAGGAAAGACAAATTTATGATATTTGGAATAATTGGCCCGTCTGAGGAAGAAATATGCCCTTTTGTTGAATTAATGGAATCGAAAGCCGCTACTTCCTATGCTATGTTGAACTTTTATGAAGGCACATATAATAATGTTCCCGTAGTCTCCGTTTTTTCTGGTGCATGCAAGGTCAATGCAGCCATTGCAACTCAAATACTCATAAGCAAATTCAATGTCTCTCATTTGATTCACATTGGAGTTGCTGGTGCTTTAAAGGATGATATGTCCGTTGGCGATATTATAGTACCCGACGCGATTGCATACCACGATGTTTTGCCAGAAATAATTACAGAATATCATCCTTGGATGAAAGATGAATATTTCAGACCGGACAGGGGGATGTTAACCGCATGCCTGGATATGATGAAGTCAAATTATTCTGCAAAGAGATGGTTTTCCGGGAAAGCGATAACCGGTGAAGCATTTATCCATGATGATGAAAGAAGTAAGCTGGTCAGCAAATATGACCCGTATTGTGTTGATATGGAAAGTGCTGCTGTAGCCCATGCCTGCTATGTAAATAAAATACCATTTATCGTCATTCGCTCGATATCCGACAATGCAGATGATTGCGGTTCGGAGGACTTTGATAATAATGTAGCATCCTCTTCATTGAATGCAATTGAAGTGGTAAAAGATTTTATCAAGCATTACACAAAGCCGCCGGCAAGCATTTAAAAATATGTTTTTTCAATGCAAATCCTTTAAAATTACTCCAATAGTTGAATCACAACTGTCTCAAGTAT contains these protein-coding regions:
- a CDS encoding 5'-methylthioadenosine/adenosylhomocysteine nucleosidase, whose protein sequence is MIFGIIGPSEEEICPFVELMESKAATSYAMLNFYEGTYNNVPVVSVFSGACKVNAAIATQILISKFNVSHLIHIGVAGALKDDMSVGDIIVPDAIAYHDVLPEIITEYHPWMKDEYFRPDRGMLTACLDMMKSNYSAKRWFSGKAITGEAFIHDDERSKLVSKYDPYCVDMESAAVAHACYVNKIPFIVIRSISDNADDCGSEDFDNNVASSSLNAIEVVKDFIKHYTKPPASI
- a CDS encoding phosphomannomutase/phosphoglucomutase, which produces MPVNPKIFKAYDIRGVYPNELDEAQAKEIGRALVDHLNCKTVAVGRDMRTSSQPLFTALAEGITMQGAQVIDVGLVSTDGLYFAVGKFGFDAGVMITASHNPAQYNGLKICQANAIPLSGDEGLNQMRDLINQGKLKTGASKGTIISRDIDLDYISHCLSFVDHKKIWGYKIAVDAGNGMAGRTIPPIFRQLPGTLVPMFFDLDGTFPNHPASPIEPENIAALQETVVKQHCDFGAAFDGDADRMFLVDEKGRALAGSDVAALVSKVLLKKNPGSAILYNAICSRCVKETVEKYGGQAVRSKVGHALIKPLMREHNAIFGGEHSGHFYFRDNWFADSGLIAFLVCWQLISEENKPLSQLVDEIDRYVRIPETNTTVQDIPGKLAELEKIYSAKGAQLDHLDGLTISYPDWWANIRPSNTEPLLRLNVEAESQALLDEKVKELLQVIRG